The Liolophura sinensis isolate JHLJ2023 chromosome 6, CUHK_Ljap_v2, whole genome shotgun sequence genomic sequence CTCCTTATCCTCGGACACCAAGTACTTCAGGCTTGAAGATGACAATAGCCTCGTTTTGAACGAGCTCCTTCACGACGTCCAGCCATCACAATTAACCTCGGTAAGATGGCAACAGAGCATTGAACTTCGTTTTTTCGTGTCTAATATAGTTGTGTATGAAAAAATGTCACTTTCTCACAGTTTTTTAATATACTGATTAATAAGCAATTTGTCAGGGACCCGTTTTTTGGGAGAGGTTGTAATGCTGTGTCAAACGTAATTACCATTGGGTGTATCTCAGAGCACGTGTCGTCATGACACTTAGGCCTACGTTTCACTTAAGTCACATCCTGTTTGTATAGAACGTGTCTCAGAATTTCGTGTACAGCACTGTATGTAATGTTTGCATTTAAACACATAAGCTTATAAACAGCTCATGATAttaatttttgatatttaagAGTTTATTTGATCATTAAGCacgtaaacaataaaatatcataATCGCATTGACACTTTCCTTCCTCCGCACAAGAATGAAATATATTCTTAGCAACTTTGCACCTGCATCTTTACtctctttattttctttacGAATAAGGTGACGGTGATACAAACCAAGAACACCAAACATGCTGAATGTACAGTGAGCGTGGAGTTGGTTACCAGCGTCATTGGTATCGGTGACTCCACTTTTGCCGAGGCAGAAAATCTTGATGGTATAACAACCGCTCCTTTGGATGGTTCATCACCAGCCGGTGATTCTGGGATGACGAGCGATGCTGATGTGACAAGGGGTGCGGATGTAATCAGCGATACTGGGACGACAAGCGGTGCTGATGCGACAAGTGATTCTGGGGCGACAAGTGATTCTAATGCAACAATTGATTCTGGGGCGACAAGTGATTCTAATGCGACAATTGATTCTGGGGCGACCACAAGGCCCATCCTCAGTTTATGGAGCTACAGGTAGGGTAGCTTTACAAAGCAAAGCATGGTAATGTACAAAGTACTTTATGTGTGTATTAAGTGACCAATACACTTGGgaattgtcatatatatatatatttatttatttatttattcaacatttcaGCACTTTTCATCAAAATAAATCCCGCACGTGGAAAGGTATGAAAACCTGGGgaaggtcatgggtttgccCTTGGCATTGCGGGTTCCTCTCGCCCTCAGaataatgaacagaaagaaACAGTATCAACTATCACACAGCTATGGACGTTTTCTTGGCCAATCAGATAGCGACTTGAAGCATAAAGTTATTTTCTTTACGAAATGtcctcattaaaaaaaaaaattgtatcacTTTGCTCGCATGCTTTTAGTTCAgtgggctttgtggaatcggtggATTTCATCCCAGATGTCTGAGATAATTCTAATCGCGAAGCATACCTCTTGTGTGATGTCATTTACAACATATACCTTGGCTCGCAGTCAATATGATTCGAAATTTGAGATTGGTTACTGTTTTTCCCCTTGTTgacatgatttgtttgttttttattgatgttataCACGTTTgcactagaaaaaaaaacgattcCAGATAAACCAAAACATAGGAATATATTCTATTGATTGAAAAGCAAAAGATAGAGGTGCTGTGTTAAACTTCAAACCGCTTTAGAAAAATACCCGTGACAAGCTTTTCCTGCTCAAGTTGACAATCCCATATTTGCTATGTCTAACATGGAGGGCTATGTCGCCACAACCCACAGTTTACCATGTGCTGCTAACGCGTAGGCTTTACTCGGACAATGCGACATTACTTCTTGATGACTGTAATTTCAATGCATGCCTACATAATGCAGTTATCGGAACAACGATCTTAACGATATTGAAATCTCAACTCTTTGGTATGTGGATTGAGTTTCACTTATGTTTGCATTCCTCTTATAACGGTCTATTTAATGCTTTGGAGTAAAGTGTTACTGTCATTCAAGAATAAAAGACGGATCAGTTTACTGGCTGAATTTATGCATTACCGCCTCGAATATATATCACGACTTTACCTATGAGAGGAAACGACAAAAGCTACCAATTTCATTTTCTagttacatgcatttatttttatgatgtacacgtaaatgtaaTTATATGTGGCGATATTTGGTCACTGCTGGATTTAACTTGAAGGCGGCAGGCTGTCGAAATAGAAAATGACAAGCCCTCAAAATCTCCATTAAACAACACAAAGTTCACAGTCCCACGCAACATTCCAATCAATTATTCACATCACACACAATATCAAATTTGACCCTGGGAGACGCAGAGGTCAAATATGAGGTTACTGTGCATGTAATTTAGCTGTCTTGCAAGTAAATGAGCCTGTGTCGCTCCTAGCGCTACACAAATTCAGGCGTATTCCAACCCAGCAGATTCCCCTAGGATCATGCTGACAGGTATACGTAGCAGAAACATTGGGAAAGTGATACCTAGGATGCATTCTTGTGTGGATACTGATACCAATGAGCGTCAAACAAAACATTCCttgaacaatatatatattgtatataatacacTAATTAGTGTTTTGTGCACCCTTACAGATGGCGCTGTACGTTCCTCGATTACGACTCATACTGTTGAGGGCATGACAGCGGAGGGGACCACAAACTCACTGCCCTCTGACATTACCAGACAAGCTATTCTCACAGCACAAGGTGGAGTGAAGTATTAATTCTCGGAGGACCACGATTTTTAGTGCCCAATCTAAGCTTCGGctccgacatttgtataccactcgtaaacctTCAGTGGATGTTCCTTGTGCAGGATCCATTTCGAAAACAACCTACAACACCGATTCTCAAGgaatatgaaagaaataatatgCAGACCTGGCATAGCATTACTGCATTTCTGTAACATTGCGATCAGGGGGTCAGCCCTGACAAAGTAATACTGCATTCTGTAACATTGCGATCAGTGGGTTAGCCCCGGCATAGTAATACTGCATTCTGTAACATTGCGATCAGCGGATCAGCCCTGACATAATATTACTGCATGTCTGTAACATTGCAATCGGGAGTGGGGAGTGGGGGAAAAGGAGTCAGCCCCAAGTTTAAAGCAGAAAGCATTTGGACGTATAAATTCGTTAATCGGATGTCCTCGTCGGTCTGGTGACCGGTGCTTTTCCCAGAGTGAAGAATGAACctgaaaaattaattaaagaGAGGAATTCAAAGCTGAAATGAATAAACCGAAACCTGGATAATTAATTATAACGATGGGCaggtgtatatttgtatgtgatAAAGTGCCACACGCTATATAAAAGCTTGTACTTCgacatttatatattgtttataatAGAGAATTCAAAATACGTTATGCTAAGTACGGTATATCATCACCATAATCTGTCGATATAATGTTTAAAGGCTACCATGGCTAAGGCGTATGGATATTGACACTGAAATGAGGAGCAAACCAACATTAGGAGATCATAAATTGATGAACCAAGGTGATTACCTGCGAGAATGAAATATTAGTTCTCTTCTTTTCcagaaaatttaaaagaattgcGCCAGACTTCTGTGATATCGGAGGTGATAATGTCTGGTTTACGGAAGCTTAGAAGCACCATGCTGCCTCGTGAACGGAATCTGACAGCTGACGAAATCACATCGACGTCAGAGGTACTGTAGCTATAATTTGTTAATACCCTAATGCTAGTTcacgtacagttttacatgtTTCAAGTTCCGGTTTCTTAACTGCAAACGTGTGCCAAAGATACCCggtacatataatataaaacaatattcagTTCTAATATGGTTATCTGCAATACGTTTACTCGTTAATGTATAAATCTCAAATGGTTACCTGAAAAGCGTTTATTTGTTGATGCACTAATCTCAAATGGTTATATGAAAAgcattcatttgtttatgttttacaaacATTGTAATACATTAACATCTCTTTGTATGGTGCTGTGCAAAAGCACTCATATTGTGATGAAGTAGCATGCGTTAATTCCGAAAAAGTTTAGTAACCAGAAAGTTTATGCTTGCTAATTTGTGTTTCCTGTTTTTTATATGACTAGGTATTCCTGGGCACCATAAGCGAACTGTTGGAGAAAGATCTGTCCACAGCAACCCATGGTGTAAGATACCGACAATCATTAAAGTAGTAATGCAAGGTGTTTTATTCGAATCGCCCGTTTTCCATACTTTATTAATGGCCTGTTCATTGAAATGGAACACAGCCAAACACTGTTACTTTTCACCCATAAACAATATCCTTGTCATATTCGCAACATTAGTTTTCAACTCGGCTGTTTATACACATTAAGCcacaaagtatatataaagaaacaaatgcaTAATAGATACACGTACATCAAGCAGCAAGCGGTGTCAACTTTGCAGCAGATCTGAATGGTCTAGCTTTCATAGGCCTTCCCTACGTTTCTGCCAAGAACACCCATACCCTTTAAAAACATCTTTTCTACCTTTcaatcaaagaaaacaattttccTTCTCAATTAAATACTGTCCCGCCCATTAATCAAGAACATATTTCATACATTCCAATCAAAGAACACATCTCTACATCTCAATCATTAATCCCCCTTCTCTTTCTCAACAGATTACTTATTTCCTATAGCCAATCAAGAATAACTTTTCTTCGTCTCAATTAACACCTTTCGTCAGTCAAAACAATCAGCCAGGAACACAAATCATAATGTTCGTTTTCTGTGTTTAACATAAGACAAAATATTTCACCGACAATTGAACATAAATGCAACGTTACCACGAGAAGCCTTGAAGGAACATTGATTATGCCTGAACCGCTTAGTAAAGTTTCTATTGATACACACCGTATAGATGTAATAGCAATAATGTAAGTAAATATCAAGGAGTAGTGAACAGAAGACAAATTCAATATTGTTCATACACCAAGTATgacatttttcttatttacaacctatgttacaatatatacaagacaaaaaGTGTCGCTCATGACTAAAAGTAGTACTGATGGCTGGATCCGAACGTGCGGCCTTACTGGTCATTGGCCCGATAGTTACAGCTGGCCAGTGTGTTAACTATCTGAGCCAGCGAGACCCCCTACAGGTATAGAAGACACAATAGGCATATTGATATTATGACAGGGTTATAACACTGTGTCTGCAACATAGTttttgatacatgtttatagACTGGTGTTTCTCCGGACAACGTAGCGCAGGAACTAGAGTACTTTCAAGAGTGTTTGTTAGAGGCGGGTGACTATTTCCGGCCTCTTCAGGTAACAACTAATAACACCATTACAGTGGCCAATCTTTCCGATCATCCATCTCCTTCCGTATCGAGGTGAAATCCTCCCAAAATGCATCATCGTCTGTTGTGTTTCCGTCCAGGTACATCGTAGGTGAGTTTAGTTATGCAATAACTTTGAATCGACCTTGAAAGAATTAGCAAGTTGTTAGCAAATCTCGAAATAGAACAGAGTTATTCAGATTTCGGCAGAATGCAATTGCCATGCTTGTTCCTTGTGCATGATGAACTCCTTTGTCTATAAACGCCACGTTAGTTGTATTAAAATTCCACTGGAGCATAAAAATTTTCTTGCGATTACTTAAACAAATAAGTTCTGTTATGCCATAGACGGAGGAACTGCAGATCTTATGTAGTTGTATATGGAACATGCATAAATCAATATAACTTCCGGGTATAGTCCAGTTCAAATGTTTGATTAAGTTACATATTGTGCACTGCTTTAGGTACTTCATCCGTGGATGTGGCGGTTACGCAGTATAAAGGCTCCTTTATGAACCCTACAGTGAGGTAAGAAGACTGACACATTACAAACAAACCGCTTAAAGCATTAGttcattaattaattgatttgattgttttttaacgGCGtgctcaaaaatgttttcattatacctgggattaagatagccAGATCATGCGATTGCGGACCGTTTTTAGCGGTGGAGGAGAGTAAATAGTTCCTGGAGAACTCTGACACGTGTAACGGAAGGAAAGTACCTTCTGTTGAAATCCAGATTCATATACcatccgtcaaccaaaatggacgttccaaaGCAATactcgcaaggccaatttccaaaacaacttttaacatctaagagatgtatatatatatgaagtatgAAATTGGCGACAAGCACTTAACCGGCGAAATCCAGCCTCTTGACAATTTATCGTAGTtggggttttgttctaactgttcatgtaaatgccaaaatagtagcaacttacacgcccCCTTACACGCCCCCTTACACGCCCCCTTACTCATACACACACGTCATGGCTCACAAACTGATGTCCACGAATGTCGGACGTGACACTGAAATTGCTTTTGTGGACGAATTAAGAGTGATTTATAAATGCCgggtacacatttatttatttgattggtgttttacggcgtgctcaagaatatttcagtaatacaatggcggtcagcaatatggtggaaggcagagccaggaggaaactcacgatcacCCGCGGGTTGCTGATAGAACTTCCCAAGTACTACCGAAATGGAAGCCGTACTTTCACTTACAGTGAacacattgctgagaggctcgtAGTTCCCTGCGCCGCACTGGCGCTCTACACCTTGGCAATGGAAAACCCCCGGATAGTTAGGAGGCTTGACAAACTTGCCCAGACATACACGTATCACTGAATGCGGAATTGTCGTCATCTACATGATCAATAAAGCAACCGATGTTCATATACTCATGTAACTCACATAGTAGCAATGATATCCTATATGGTTCTAGTCACTTTTAAGGGCCTGCGTGACCTGGTGGTTAGCTTGTTTGCgaagcacaatgacccaggaacctatcaccaatgcggtttctgTGAGCTCAGGTCCATCTCGTGTTGAAACGGAAAAAaagcggatggttgtgggtttctcccgaactctacccggtttcctcacaccgtaacgctggccgccatcgtataagtgaaatattttttttaatccggcgcaaaacaccaatcaaataaataatcttgtCACCTTTAAGTATTTCTGTTTATATTATATTCGGTAATTGTTTTAGGAACAACCAGTCACTGGTAAGCGATATAATATCGGTAGTCACGCTACCAGCAGCGCCAAAACATTTAGAACAACCAGTAGAGCTGACATTCAAGAGGCAGGTGAGTGAATTCTATCAGTTCACCATCAGATTCTGGTACTTTTTTCGTTTGCATTAGCTTTACTTATTGTAAATAAAAAGATTTGGTCCTTACCCTTTAATGGTACAATCAAGTGGTAACCTTTACCTTTACTATGTTCTTGTAGGAAACCGACGAGGAAGACAAACAGATGTTCCACTGTACATTCTGGAATTTTAATACGTAGGTCAACTTAATCGCTTAAAACTTAATTCGCGCTAAGtatattcttaaaaaataaCTTTCAGAATTCGAGTATATGGATGTATGCTACTGCCCAGTCATCTCTGTCACTCTTTACAATATTTAATTACTGCGTTTTCTTAACTGTTTGCAATCGTTTTGGTCACGTAGAAATTGTGTCTCTACATACAAGTCATATAGGCCCGggttacatgtgtttgtatgaTCACTGTGTATATGTTGTCCAGGTCTACTTGGAGAGGTGACGGATGTGAGGTGTACAGCCTGAACTCCACTCATGTGAGGTGCCACTGCTATCACCTCACCAACTTCGCCATCCTCATGCAGGTCGTACATGTTGAGGTAAGAATGGTCGCAATTTCATGCAAGTTGACTGGCACCATGCAAGTTATGTATTTGATGATCAACTCTTTTTGTTGTGAGTTAGTCCCGCCAGCTACCTGACTGTATGAAcgtaacattataaatgtatcTTTTACCAATCCATAAAAGATACATTTACTTATATACCAATCTTTTACTTATCCATACCTGATCTGCTCTTGTCTTTGTGGCCAGTGTGTCTAGCTTCCAATGCCAGATCGAGACATCACTGTACATTGTAGGCTACATATAAGTATTTGGTGATTTTCGCGTAGGGATTCCCAAAGCCCGATGCccaaagacaaatatttttcataGGTTATATAGACATTAGTACGCTCTACGGTGAGAGAAGACCACGTCGTAGGTAGAGTGGGGCGTCAGTTTCTTTTATAAGCTGTCGTTACATGCGGACCTGATTAATCATTTGACGCACTGTGCGATCCAAATTTGAAATTACCAAGGACATGTTTTGATTCTTTAATGTAACTACTTGTACTTATTTATCAGTTTGGTCATATTAACAAAGGCAGTAGGGCCCGACCTATGTTCTAGAATGTTACTGTTGTGTATAAGAAATTTAAGTTAGATCACCTTATATTATTGAAACTATAATTGAATTTAGATTGCATAGTTAATTTACATAtagattaaataaatatagctaaGACATCACCTTTAACTGGGCCTCTTTTAACCCCACCTATGAATCAGCCAATTAGCGACGGTTCAGTATCTGTTTTAAAGTAACGTATCTGTACAcgacctgaagaaaaaaaaaacagtacaatatcttacaatacaatacaacacaacacaatggAATTTGCTTCCTGTTCATGCACGGGTTAAAACCTACCTTCGTTGCCTGATTTTCTCTCAGATATCGGGCGACGTTTACCGTGGGCTGGAAACGTTAACCGTAATCGGCAGCTCCGTGTCCCTGACGGCCATCGGACTCACTCTCATCATCCTTATTTGGCTGCGGTCAGTATAGCTTCTACTTTTGTTGTAGGATTCATGTTAACCCTTCCTGCTTGGTGTAGTTTTACAAATGATTCATGGTGAGAACCAGGGAGCACGTTTCATTCCTTTATCACCTTCCCACTTTGATATAAATGGCCACTCAGTAACGCTCAAATGGTCAAAATTCATTGTAACATGATTCAACACTGTTCCGTTTTCGAATAAAAAGAATTTTATCTGTTAAAACACAGCGAACTGTGAACACACTTCGCTGCATTTTCAGTACAACTTCCAGTTATTCCAAATCATTAAACGCCTGTAGCCTACAAAGAATTTCCAACGGCGCGATTGTTCAAGTCGTCTCGTCGAATTCGATTAGGGAGGTGGATTTAACAAAGACGATATTTTGTGTAGTATTTAGTTTAACTGATTCCTCAGCCGTGACGCCAGTATAATTGCATTCAACCATGTTCTATATGACTCTTCGTGTGGTTGAAtgatttaacataaaatattgtcattttcttCCCAGATATTTCAGTGATCGACTTCTGATTATGATCAACCTCATGATAGCGCTGGGCTTGGCACAAACCATCTTCTTAACCGGTGTAAATGCTACCTACAACAAGGTAAGTTCCTAATATGTATCATAATGCTTTAGTATGTAGAAAAGTTAGTTTGGTACCAACAACTTCGGAAATGATGTACTTTTGCAACTTGCCAATAACAACTGAATTTATACATACTATTAAGCCCGATTCAGTATCTATGGTTTAAAGTGTACTTTTAAAGAACTCCTTCTGGTCGTCAACCAGGGGAATTCTGGTAGGCTGGGCAATTGTCCATATGTTTAAAGAAACGAGTACCGGTGTTACGTTATTGCAGAAGTAGAGTTGTAATCTACCTCAGCCGAGTAAAACAGATCTACAGTGAATCATATAAGCCGTGTTCCCAGTTACCACCTATGACCCATCTGAACTTGTCAAACCCTCTCTCTCACCTGTATACAAGTTGTGATTTCTATCACCTATGCACGCAGGTGCTGTGTCGTACTGTAGCCGTCCTGCTCCACTACCTCTACATGTGTGTCTTCAGTTTGATGTTAGCGGAGGGGATACAGCTGTTTCAGAAGCTCTACAATGCCATGTCTGACGGGTTGAGGGTGGGGCATCTGCTGATTGCCGCTTGGAGTAAGCACCATACGCAGATTATATATCAAAATTGTTAAAGGACAAAAACACACCACGAACATTGTACAGGTCTACCTAAAATTGTCGTTATTCAATATATTCAAGATATAACCATGTAGATCTAACTTTTAGAGGCGCTTGCAAGACCACTAATTCGATTTTAAATTGGCACTTCTTTGCTCAGTTGGAGATATCTTTTCCAAAATAACGCGCCTAATTTAAACTTTCCTTtcaataatattataaaaactCCGTGTGTTTTACGCATGGTTTTACGTATATAGTATAAATGCTTATTACGCGTCTTCTCCGCAGCTGTTCCAGCCATTCCTGTCGCCATCTCTGTAGCCATTAGAACGGAAGATTATGGAACAAAATCGAGGTCAGGTTTACTTATTCTGTGCATAATATACAAAAATCTAACCTATAAAAGGTCTCTTGTAACATTTTCTTGAATTCCTTATGTAACTGTTTCGACGTTACGCCGTACGTCAGTGTGCTATGACATACGGAAAATTAGTCCATGGGCCAGACAGGATATTGGTACTACCTAAAATAGCCAAACTTAATTGGTACTAAATTAAGCATGTTATAGGGCCAGTATAAGTAAATTAAGATATGACAGCCTCTCTGCAATGAtagctttatcacacattttgaaaaaatgaaaaatcccCTTCTGAGACGATGCTCAAATTACAAAGCGCAGGAGAAACGTGAGTATATCGTGGACTCTCAATTATTAATATAACAAGACCAATCTAAAAGggtggtttgtattgtttataAAGCTAAGAAAATTTAGCAATTCccattttgtctatatttcatgCACGCTATtaactgaatattcagttggccttacagtttacatgtaagatttgcaaggttttcaacagtttatcaacagtAAATTGCCTCTAAAACATTGGATACTTGAGTGGCCTTTTCTGGccatattgtgaacagtgaggtcacataaggtttttccCACTTGATAAATGCAGACTGCTAAACCACTTcattaaaatgcacagataTCCTTGTACAGAGCCGTAAATGTATTAATTGAGTAAACCCTAAAGCAAATGGTTTCTTAATGGGTATATCATTCGCTGATGAAGGCACTGCTATGCAAATGGAGCAGCCAGGTATTATTCATTGTCTTGATGATAACTGAATTCTTGATATCGCAAGAAGATTAGGTTCGAGGAACATTCTACAGCGACCGGTGAACATCAGGCAACAGGACCTGAACACGAACAAATTTCAAAGATCTAACATGACTGCTGGTTCAGCAGTATTTTCACCCtgacaaagacttgactgtaATATCCAAAGGTGCTGtgattaacctgtaactatCACTTGTAAATTTTCTAGGGATACACCAACTACTTGCAGAGGGTTCCACctaaaacgttgtttgatagatCTCAAAATGTTTGCTCTTTAGAGATCAGATTGTGCTCTCTCCCAGTAGTAAAACAGACAAAGATGTTTCAAGGATTATCATGCAGATACAGTTGTTCTCTAGTGgacgaaaacaaacaaatcccCTGTCCAATTTGCTTAGTTTGTTGCAGATGGCAGCATACTTAGaacagcaatccaaaaacttgacGAAAGAAACTTTGCCCTACACAAGCCGGACCTCGATGCTGCAGTCAGACATTTGAAGCTCTGGATTGTACACTAACCGGGGTCTTCCTTCAGAAtagtggtgttaagccataatcattcatttattcttccAAAAGTAGTGCAGGAGAGGAACAGAAACTGACTGAAAGAGCTATATAAAACGTACAATGCAAAACTCTTCTTATAAGAAATACACTGcttctaaatcaaaaagtgcTACGCTTGACAGATTCAACGTCCACAGTAATGTTTCAGAATGAGTTGGATGAATtacttttctttgtttttcgtATGAGAAGAGAAATCTTCTTCTTTATACAGACAACTTGATAATACAACCAACCAATGACTGCCAACACTGTACTTAAAGCCACCACGCAGACAAATTAAGTCAATCAAATTAAGGAGCAAGATGTTTTTTAAACATCCATGGCACCCGCTGACAGATAAACGAGAGTGTGAATTTCGCTCTGAAAGATTCAAAAGTCTTGCAAATTCTTTTGGTTTTTGGGGTCATGGAAAGACACCGACTGTGTGTcatttggaatttttttatttattgatttggttggtgttttacgccgtactcaagaatatttcacatatacgacggcggccagcattatggtgggaggcaacctggcacagcacgggggaaacccacgactca encodes the following:
- the LOC135466940 gene encoding adhesion G-protein coupled receptor D1-like, with translation MSGLRKLRSTMLPRERNLTADEITSTSEVFLGTISELLEKDLSTATHGTGVSPDNVAQELEYFQECLLEAGDYFRPLQEQPVTGKRYNIGSHATSSAKTFRTTSRADIQEAGLLGEVTDISGDVYRGLETLTVIGSSVSLTAIGLTLIILIWLRYFSDRLLIMINLMIALGLAQTIFLTGVNATYNKVLCRTVAVLLHYLYMCVFSLMLAEGIQLFQKLYNAMSDGLRVGHLLIAAWTVPAIPVAISVAIRTEDYGTKSSCWLSMKHGTIWAFVGPALLVIFINTVILGLVLKVYLTVRINAKKTQLAKIRSSIKAAVVLLPLIGLTWLFGVMTISSSTVVFQYFFALLNSLQGFFIFIFHVALNNDVKESLKKKKEKLSRSRAWFSSSGSTSKVYFAKQNAVTPILVSSADGNPATTSAHA